One genomic region from Cellulomonas hominis encodes:
- a CDS encoding PspA/IM30 family protein, protein MTEKQSIFGRITQLARANINALIDQAEDPQKMLDQLVRDYTNSIAEAEKAIAQTIGNLRLAEQDYNEDVAAAREWGSKALAASARADQYRSAGDAANADKFDNLAKVALGKQITAETEVREAEPLIASQRETVEKLKAGLAQMKDKLGQLKQRRDTLVARQKSAQAQQTVQTAISSINVLDPTSELARFEEKVRREEALAMGQAEIAASSLDSQFAELEASGEQLEIEARLAALKSGGQPHQLGSTPVTPQIEA, encoded by the coding sequence ATGACCGAGAAGCAGAGCATCTTCGGGCGCATCACCCAGCTGGCGCGGGCGAACATCAACGCCCTGATCGACCAGGCCGAGGACCCGCAGAAGATGCTGGACCAGCTGGTGCGCGACTACACGAACTCGATCGCGGAGGCGGAGAAGGCGATCGCCCAGACGATCGGCAACCTGCGCCTGGCCGAGCAGGACTACAACGAGGACGTCGCCGCGGCCCGCGAGTGGGGCTCCAAGGCCCTCGCCGCGTCGGCGCGCGCCGACCAGTACCGGTCCGCCGGCGACGCCGCGAACGCCGACAAGTTCGACAACCTGGCGAAGGTCGCGCTCGGCAAGCAGATCACCGCCGAGACCGAGGTCCGCGAGGCGGAGCCGCTGATCGCCTCGCAGCGCGAGACCGTCGAGAAGCTCAAGGCCGGCCTGGCCCAGATGAAGGACAAGCTCGGCCAGCTCAAGCAGCGCCGCGACACCCTCGTCGCCCGGCAGAAGTCCGCGCAGGCGCAGCAGACCGTGCAGACCGCGATCTCCTCGATCAACGTGCTCGACCCGACCAGCGAGCTCGCCCGCTTCGAGGAGAAGGTGCGCCGCGAGGAGGCGCTCGCGATGGGCCAGGCGGAGATCGCGGCGTCCTCGCTCGACTCCCAGTTCGCGGAGCTCGAGGCGTCCGGCGAGCAGCTCGAGATCGAGGCCCGGCTCGCCGCGCTCAAGTCCGGCGGCCAGCCGCACCAGCTCGGCAGCACCCCGGTCACGCCGCAGATCGAGGCCTGA
- a CDS encoding DUF4031 domain-containing protein has translation MTVLVDPPLWPRHGRSWSHLVSDTSLAELHEFAARAGLPRRAFDLDHYDVPDERHADLVALGAEPVSAGELIRRLRASGLRVPARDRPAR, from the coding sequence GTGACGGTCCTCGTCGACCCGCCGCTCTGGCCGCGGCACGGCCGGTCCTGGTCGCACCTCGTGAGCGACACGTCGCTGGCCGAGCTGCACGAGTTCGCCGCGCGGGCCGGCCTGCCGCGCCGGGCGTTCGACCTGGACCACTACGACGTGCCCGACGAGCGGCACGCGGACCTCGTCGCGCTCGGCGCCGAGCCGGTCTCCGCGGGCGAGCTCATCCGCCGCCTGCGCGCCTCGGGCCTCCGCGTCCCGGCCCGGGACCGCCCCGCGCGCTGA
- a CDS encoding sensor histidine kinase — MSAPTVQDVPVDAVPEPPDERRRAGVLEPLRSLWARTPLLARLVGITTVLLATGLAIAGASTTTLLSSFLMGQFDKKVAANNRTYAEQVRDTYNEYGSLDPLRALLWGSGDFALRAELYGERVAQSPNSDTTHEFGAPDLPTVNTDTLTRATWFTVPSDTPGSAWRGIITPITAGERVVGYLLYAEPLGDVQSIVRRAAVVLWTSALAILVIGAIVATWAVKRSLRGLREIESTAAQIAAGDLSQRVPPAPETTEVGRLGAALNSMLGQIEAAFDDRTRSEERMRRFVADASHELRTPLAAIRGYGELYRMGALTEKERVDDTMRRIEQSATRMGGLVEDLLALARLDANRPGRTDPVDLAVLATDAAHDLRALDPGRDVRVGPLDGGTGGPTVVRGDEARLRQVLANLIGNVARHTPAGTPAELAVGRTGDRVVVEVRDHGPGIAPEHARRVFERFYRVDASRTREGNGTGGGAGLGMAIVAAIVEAHHGEVAIAQTPGGGATVRVALPADDPAAAAPEDHPPA, encoded by the coding sequence GTGAGCGCGCCCACCGTGCAGGACGTGCCGGTCGACGCCGTCCCGGAGCCGCCCGACGAGCGCCGCCGCGCGGGCGTCCTGGAGCCGCTGCGCTCGCTGTGGGCCCGGACGCCGCTGCTCGCCCGGCTCGTGGGCATCACGACGGTGCTGCTCGCCACCGGGCTGGCGATCGCCGGGGCGTCGACCACGACGCTGCTGTCGTCGTTCCTCATGGGGCAGTTCGACAAGAAGGTGGCGGCGAACAACCGGACGTACGCGGAGCAGGTCCGGGACACGTACAACGAGTACGGCAGCCTCGACCCGCTCAGGGCGCTCCTGTGGGGCTCGGGCGACTTCGCCCTGCGCGCCGAGCTCTACGGCGAGCGCGTCGCGCAGAGCCCGAACTCCGACACCACCCACGAGTTCGGCGCGCCCGACCTGCCCACCGTGAACACCGACACCCTCACGCGCGCGACGTGGTTCACGGTCCCCAGCGACACCCCCGGCTCCGCGTGGCGGGGGATCATCACCCCGATCACGGCCGGCGAGCGCGTCGTCGGCTACCTCCTCTACGCGGAGCCCCTCGGCGACGTGCAGAGCATCGTCCGCCGCGCGGCGGTCGTCCTGTGGACCAGCGCCCTGGCGATCCTCGTCATCGGCGCCATCGTCGCGACCTGGGCCGTCAAGCGGTCCCTGCGCGGCCTGCGGGAGATCGAGTCCACCGCCGCCCAGATCGCCGCCGGCGACCTGTCCCAGCGCGTCCCGCCCGCCCCGGAGACCACCGAGGTCGGCCGGCTCGGCGCGGCGCTCAACTCCATGCTCGGCCAGATCGAGGCCGCGTTCGACGACCGCACCCGGTCCGAGGAGCGCATGCGCCGGTTCGTCGCCGACGCCTCGCACGAGCTGCGCACCCCGCTCGCCGCCATCCGCGGCTACGGCGAGCTGTACCGGATGGGCGCGCTCACCGAGAAGGAGCGGGTGGACGACACCATGCGCCGGATCGAGCAGTCCGCGACCCGGATGGGCGGCCTGGTCGAGGACCTGCTGGCGCTGGCCCGGCTGGACGCGAACCGCCCGGGCCGCACCGACCCGGTCGACCTCGCGGTGCTCGCCACCGACGCCGCCCACGACCTGCGGGCGCTCGACCCCGGCCGCGACGTCCGGGTCGGTCCCCTCGACGGCGGCACCGGCGGCCCGACGGTCGTGCGCGGCGACGAGGCCCGGCTGCGGCAGGTGCTCGCCAACCTCATCGGCAACGTCGCCCGGCACACGCCCGCCGGGACGCCCGCGGAGCTGGCGGTGGGCCGCACCGGCGACCGCGTGGTGGTCGAGGTCCGGGACCACGGCCCCGGCATCGCCCCGGAGCACGCCCGCCGGGTGTTCGAGCGGTTCTACCGGGTCGACGCGTCCCGCACGCGCGAGGGCAACGGCACCGGCGGCGGCGCGGGCCTCGGCATGGCGATCGTCGCGGCGATCGTCGAGGCGCACCACGGCGAGGTCGCCATCGCGCAGACCCCGGGCGGCGGCGCGACCGTCCGGGTGGCCCTCCCGGCCGACGATCCCGCGGCAGCCGCACCGGAGGATCACCCGCCCGCGTGA
- a CDS encoding DNA repair helicase XPB, with translation MTDGPLIVQSDKTLLLEVDHDRAEACRRAIAPFAELERAPEHVHTYRLTPLGLWNARAAGHDAEQVVDVLLEYSRYPVPHALLVDVAETMSRYGRLQLVAHPVHGLVLHALDAAVLAEVLRSKRTAGLVGERIDATDVVVHPSERGTLKQALLKLGWPAEDLAGYVDGEAHPIDLDTSGESDPSADGTPRPWQLRPYQAEAADGFWHGGSGVVVLPCGAGKTLVGAAAMARSKTTTLILVTNTVSARQWRDELVRRTSLTPDEIGEYSGSRKEIRPVTIATYQVLTLRRKGVYPHLELLDARDWGLIVYDEVHLLPAPIFRMTADLQARRRLGLTATLVREDGREDEVFSLIGPKRYDAPWKDIEAQGYIAPADCVEVRLTLPDRDRMLYATAEPEDKYRLAASAPGKTDVVKHLVAQHAGEPLLVIGQYIDQLEELAADIGAPVITGATTVNERQRLFDAFRAGEITTLVVSKVANFSIDLPEASVAIQVSGSFGSRQEEAQRLGRLLRPKGDGRTAHFYAVVARDTVDQDFAAHRQRFLAEQGYAYRIVDAEDLEQPA, from the coding sequence ATGACCGACGGACCGCTGATCGTCCAGAGCGACAAGACCCTCCTGCTCGAGGTCGACCACGACCGCGCCGAGGCCTGCCGCCGCGCCATCGCCCCGTTCGCGGAGCTCGAGCGCGCCCCCGAGCACGTGCACACCTACCGGCTGACCCCGCTCGGCCTGTGGAACGCCCGCGCCGCGGGGCACGACGCCGAGCAGGTCGTCGACGTCCTGCTCGAGTACTCCCGCTACCCGGTGCCGCACGCGCTGCTGGTCGACGTCGCCGAGACGATGTCCCGCTACGGGCGGCTGCAGCTCGTCGCCCACCCGGTGCACGGCCTGGTCCTGCACGCCCTCGACGCCGCCGTGCTGGCCGAAGTGCTGCGCTCGAAGCGGACCGCCGGCCTGGTCGGCGAGCGGATCGACGCGACCGACGTCGTCGTGCACCCCTCGGAGCGCGGCACGCTGAAGCAGGCGCTGCTCAAGCTCGGCTGGCCCGCCGAGGACCTCGCGGGCTACGTCGACGGCGAGGCGCACCCGATCGACCTCGACACCTCCGGCGAGTCCGACCCGTCCGCCGACGGCACGCCGCGACCGTGGCAGCTCCGGCCGTACCAGGCCGAGGCCGCGGACGGGTTCTGGCACGGCGGCTCCGGCGTCGTCGTGCTGCCGTGCGGCGCCGGCAAGACGCTGGTCGGGGCGGCCGCCATGGCGCGCTCGAAGACCACCACGCTGATCCTCGTCACCAACACCGTGTCCGCCCGGCAGTGGCGGGACGAGCTGGTCCGCCGCACCTCGCTGACCCCGGACGAGATCGGCGAGTACTCCGGCTCCCGCAAGGAGATCCGGCCGGTCACGATCGCGACCTACCAGGTGCTGACCCTGCGCCGGAAGGGCGTGTACCCGCACCTGGAGCTGCTGGACGCCCGCGACTGGGGCCTCATCGTCTACGACGAGGTGCACCTGCTCCCGGCGCCGATCTTCCGGATGACGGCCGACCTGCAGGCCCGCCGACGGCTCGGCCTCACGGCGACGCTCGTGCGCGAGGACGGCCGCGAGGACGAGGTGTTCAGCCTCATCGGCCCCAAGCGGTACGACGCCCCGTGGAAGGACATCGAGGCGCAGGGCTACATCGCGCCGGCGGACTGCGTCGAGGTGCGCCTGACGCTGCCCGACCGGGACCGGATGCTCTACGCGACCGCCGAGCCGGAGGACAAGTACCGCCTCGCCGCGAGCGCCCCGGGCAAGACCGACGTCGTCAAGCACCTGGTGGCGCAGCACGCCGGCGAGCCGCTGCTCGTCATCGGGCAGTACATCGACCAGCTCGAGGAGCTCGCGGCCGACATCGGCGCCCCGGTCATCACGGGAGCCACGACGGTCAACGAGCGGCAGCGGCTGTTCGACGCGTTCCGCGCCGGGGAGATCACCACGCTCGTCGTGTCCAAGGTGGCGAACTTCTCGATCGACCTGCCCGAGGCGTCCGTCGCGATCCAGGTCTCCGGGTCGTTCGGGTCCCGGCAGGAGGAGGCCCAGCGCCTCGGCCGCCTGCTGCGCCCCAAGGGCGACGGCCGCACCGCGCACTTCTACGCGGTGGTCGCCCGGGACACCGTCGACCAGGACTTCGCGGCGCACCGGCAGCGCTTCCTGGCCGAGCAGGGCTACGCGTACCGCATCGTCGACGCGGAGGACCTCGAGCAGCCGGCCTGA
- the groL gene encoding chaperonin GroEL (60 kDa chaperone family; promotes refolding of misfolded polypeptides especially under stressful conditions; forms two stacked rings of heptamers to form a barrel-shaped 14mer; ends can be capped by GroES; misfolded proteins enter the barrel where they are refolded when GroES binds) produces the protein MAKIIAFNEEARRGIERGLNTLADTVKVTLGPKGRNVVLDKKWGAPTITNDGVSIAKEIELEDPYEKIGAELVKEVAKKTDDVAGDGTTTATVLAQALVREGLRNVAAGANPIALKRGIEQAVEAVTSALLEQAKEIETKEEIAATASISAGDTAIGELIAEALDKVGKEGVITVEESNALGLELELTEGMRFDKGFLSAYFVTDPERQEAVLEDAYVLLVESKISNVKDLLPLLEKVIQSGKPLFIVAEDVEGEALATLVVNKIRGTFKSVAVKAPGFGDRRKAMLQDMAILTGGQVVSETVGLKLDTVGLEVLGQARKVVVTKDETTIVEGAGQADQIAGRVNQIRAEIENSDSDYDREKLQERLAKLAGGVAVIKAGAATEVELKERKHRIEDAVRNAKAAVEEGIVAGGGVALIQAGAVAFEKLELEGDEATGANIVKVAIDAPLKQIAVNAGLEGGVVAEKVRNLPAGQGLNAATGVYEDLLAAGVNDPVKVTRSALQNASSIAALFLTTEAVVADKPEKAAPAGPADGGMGGMDF, from the coding sequence ATGGCCAAGATCATTGCCTTCAACGAGGAGGCCCGTCGCGGCATCGAGCGGGGTCTGAACACCCTCGCCGACACCGTCAAGGTCACCCTCGGCCCCAAGGGCCGCAACGTCGTGCTGGACAAGAAGTGGGGCGCCCCCACCATCACCAACGACGGTGTCTCCATCGCCAAGGAGATCGAGCTCGAGGACCCGTACGAGAAGATCGGTGCGGAGCTCGTCAAGGAGGTCGCCAAGAAGACGGACGACGTCGCGGGCGACGGCACCACCACCGCCACCGTGCTCGCCCAGGCGCTCGTGCGCGAGGGCCTGCGCAACGTCGCCGCCGGCGCCAACCCGATCGCCCTCAAGCGCGGCATCGAGCAGGCCGTCGAGGCCGTCACCTCCGCCCTGCTGGAGCAGGCGAAGGAGATCGAGACCAAGGAGGAGATCGCCGCCACCGCGTCCATCTCCGCCGGCGACACCGCGATCGGCGAGCTCATCGCCGAGGCCCTCGACAAGGTCGGCAAGGAGGGCGTCATCACGGTCGAGGAGTCCAACGCCCTCGGCCTGGAGCTCGAGCTCACGGAGGGCATGCGCTTCGACAAGGGCTTCCTGTCGGCGTACTTCGTGACCGACCCGGAGCGCCAGGAGGCCGTCCTCGAGGACGCCTACGTGCTGCTCGTCGAGTCGAAGATCTCGAACGTCAAGGACCTGCTGCCGCTGCTGGAGAAGGTCATCCAGTCCGGCAAGCCGCTGTTCATCGTCGCCGAGGACGTCGAGGGCGAGGCCCTGGCCACGCTCGTCGTCAACAAGATCCGCGGCACCTTCAAGTCCGTCGCCGTCAAGGCCCCGGGCTTCGGCGACCGCCGCAAGGCGATGCTGCAGGACATGGCCATCCTCACCGGCGGCCAGGTCGTCTCCGAGACCGTCGGCCTCAAGCTGGACACCGTGGGCCTCGAGGTCCTCGGCCAGGCGCGCAAGGTCGTCGTCACCAAGGACGAGACCACGATCGTCGAGGGTGCCGGCCAGGCCGACCAGATCGCCGGCCGCGTGAACCAGATCCGCGCCGAGATCGAGAACTCGGACTCGGACTACGACCGCGAGAAGCTCCAGGAGCGCCTCGCCAAGCTGGCCGGCGGCGTGGCCGTCATCAAGGCCGGCGCGGCGACCGAGGTCGAGCTCAAGGAGCGCAAGCACCGCATCGAGGACGCCGTGCGCAACGCGAAGGCGGCCGTCGAGGAGGGCATCGTCGCCGGTGGTGGCGTGGCCCTCATCCAGGCCGGTGCCGTGGCGTTCGAGAAGCTCGAGCTCGAGGGCGACGAGGCGACCGGGGCGAACATCGTCAAGGTCGCGATCGACGCGCCGCTCAAGCAGATCGCGGTGAACGCGGGCCTCGAGGGCGGCGTCGTGGCGGAGAAGGTGCGCAACCTCCCCGCCGGCCAGGGCCTGAACGCCGCGACCGGCGTGTACGAGGACCTGCTGGCCGCGGGCGTCAACGACCCGGTCAAGGTCACGCGCTCCGCGCTGCAGAACGCGTCGTCCATCGCGGCGCTGTTCCTCACCACCGAGGCGGTCGTCGCCGACAAGCCGGAGAAGGCCGCTCCGGCCGGTCCGGCCGACGGCGGCATGGGCGGCATGGACTTCTGA
- a CDS encoding TPM domain-containing protein, producing the protein MPSSSRGWSAVVPFLPVLLAAPLLVGAAPAAPPLPASDPLTLSGEITDQAGVLGDDEATVQAALDELAEATPYQLYVVYVDTFGSQSPESWVQATATQTGLGSQDLLLAVAVEQRNFQLAPDSVGEVSSAELDRIANDVEDQLRGDDWSGAAVTAADGIREAATGGGGGSALGWLFVGGLVVIAVLTAVGWANARRRTRQPARVGGGFPAPSAGPADPYAELPTAELDRRSASALVGIDDALRASEQELGFAQAQFGPDATREFEQVLAGAKAQVTEAFRLRQTLDDDVPDTEPQVRATATRILATIDQVSDALDGQKDAFDRLRDVESRAGEALDAHERTAAALRARVEAARATLGTLAATYPAASLASVRGNPDQAVRLLDEVDSAIAQGRQAVSGGDRGVAVRYARAAEEALGQVTTLLDAVDRAGTDLATIGARLDAAIASISSDLDDAARLAPRHPEVAARAEGARTAIATARTARDGQGDPLAALATITDAEAAIDQALAPMREAQDRAARARQLLDQTLGRVDSALRGTTDYVETRRGAVGPEARTRLAEAHRLFRAAVDQRETDPEQGLTTAQQAERLVREAQSLAQRDVDWYDDQRRGGPRGGGGGGLGDIGGMVLGGIIIDSILRGGGGGWGGGGAHGGGGGWGGGGHGGGFGGGGGFGGGGRGGGF; encoded by the coding sequence GTGCCGTCGTCGTCCCGTGGCTGGTCAGCCGTCGTCCCGTTCCTGCCCGTGCTGCTCGCCGCGCCCCTGCTGGTGGGGGCCGCGCCCGCCGCACCGCCGCTGCCCGCGTCCGACCCTCTGACGCTCTCCGGGGAGATCACCGACCAGGCCGGGGTGCTGGGCGACGACGAGGCGACGGTGCAGGCCGCGCTGGACGAGCTCGCGGAGGCCACGCCGTACCAGCTCTACGTCGTGTACGTGGACACCTTCGGCAGCCAGTCCCCCGAGTCCTGGGTCCAGGCCACGGCCACGCAGACCGGCCTCGGCTCGCAGGACCTGCTGCTCGCGGTCGCCGTCGAGCAGCGGAACTTCCAGCTCGCCCCGGACTCGGTCGGCGAGGTGTCGAGCGCGGAGCTCGACAGGATCGCGAACGACGTCGAGGACCAGCTCCGCGGCGACGACTGGTCCGGCGCCGCCGTGACCGCCGCCGACGGCATCCGCGAGGCGGCGACCGGCGGCGGGGGCGGCTCCGCCCTCGGCTGGCTGTTCGTCGGCGGTCTCGTGGTCATCGCCGTCCTCACCGCGGTCGGGTGGGCGAACGCCCGCCGGCGCACCCGGCAGCCCGCGCGCGTGGGCGGGGGCTTCCCCGCGCCGTCCGCCGGCCCGGCGGACCCGTACGCCGAGCTCCCCACCGCCGAGCTGGACCGCCGGTCCGCCTCCGCGCTGGTCGGCATCGACGACGCGCTGCGCGCCTCGGAGCAGGAGCTCGGCTTCGCCCAGGCGCAGTTCGGCCCCGACGCGACCCGGGAGTTCGAGCAGGTGCTCGCCGGCGCCAAGGCGCAGGTCACCGAGGCGTTCCGGCTGCGGCAGACGCTCGACGACGACGTGCCCGACACCGAGCCGCAGGTCCGCGCGACCGCGACCCGCATCCTCGCCACGATCGACCAGGTCTCGGACGCCCTCGACGGGCAGAAGGACGCGTTCGACCGGCTGCGCGACGTCGAGTCCCGTGCGGGCGAGGCCCTGGACGCGCACGAACGCACCGCCGCCGCGCTGCGCGCCCGGGTCGAGGCGGCGCGGGCCACCCTCGGCACGCTCGCCGCGACGTACCCGGCGGCCTCGCTCGCCTCGGTGAGGGGCAACCCGGACCAGGCCGTGCGGCTGCTGGACGAGGTGGACTCCGCGATCGCGCAGGGCCGGCAGGCCGTGTCCGGCGGCGACCGCGGCGTGGCCGTCCGGTACGCGCGCGCCGCCGAGGAGGCGCTCGGCCAGGTCACCACGCTCCTCGACGCCGTGGACCGCGCGGGCACCGACCTCGCCACCATCGGCGCGCGGCTGGACGCGGCGATCGCGTCGATCAGCTCCGACCTCGACGACGCCGCCCGGCTCGCGCCCCGGCACCCCGAGGTCGCCGCCCGGGCCGAGGGCGCCCGCACCGCGATCGCCACGGCGCGGACCGCCCGCGACGGCCAGGGCGACCCGCTCGCGGCGCTCGCGACCATCACCGACGCGGAGGCGGCGATCGACCAGGCGCTCGCCCCGATGCGCGAGGCGCAGGACCGCGCCGCGCGCGCCCGGCAGCTCCTCGACCAGACGCTCGGCCGGGTCGACTCCGCCCTGCGCGGCACCACCGACTACGTCGAGACCCGCCGCGGCGCCGTGGGCCCCGAGGCCCGCACCCGGCTCGCGGAGGCGCACCGGCTGTTCCGCGCGGCGGTCGACCAGCGCGAGACCGACCCCGAGCAGGGCCTGACCACCGCGCAGCAGGCCGAGCGGCTGGTCCGCGAGGCGCAGTCGCTCGCGCAGCGCGACGTCGACTGGTACGACGACCAGCGGCGCGGCGGCCCGCGCGGCGGCGGTGGCGGCGGGCTGGGCGACATCGGCGGGATGGTGCTCGGCGGCATCATCATCGACTCGATCCTGCGCGGCGGTGGCGGCGGCTGGGGCGGCGGCGGCGCGCACGGCGGAGGCGGCGGCTGGGGCGGGGGCGGCCACGGCGGCGGCTTCGGCGGTGGCGGCGGCTTCGGCGGCGGTGGCCGCGGCGGCGGGTTCTGA
- a CDS encoding type 1 glutamine amidotransferase, whose translation MSADFLPAPVLTVVQLDETAPLDRFTAALAGVQVRTVRAFAGEDPGPAADLDGLLVLGGQMSAHDEQEPGVAATRALLADAVVAGVPTLGICLGAQLLAVAAGGRVHVAAPPGREAGIVELRWRPEAAGDPLLGALAAEGRSTPMPTMHADAIVDLPRGATWLAASRTYPYQAFRVGERAWGLQFHPEASPATMHAWAELSGEDVAQIDAAVAAADERVAADGARIAGTFVELVHEAAGSRAAA comes from the coding sequence GTGAGTGCCGACTTCCTCCCCGCGCCTGTCCTCACCGTCGTCCAGCTCGACGAGACCGCGCCGCTCGACCGGTTCACCGCCGCCCTCGCGGGTGTGCAGGTCCGGACCGTGCGGGCGTTCGCGGGCGAGGACCCCGGTCCCGCGGCCGACCTCGACGGCCTGCTCGTGCTCGGCGGCCAGATGTCCGCGCACGACGAGCAGGAGCCCGGCGTCGCCGCCACGCGCGCGCTGCTCGCCGACGCGGTCGTCGCCGGCGTCCCCACGCTCGGCATCTGCCTCGGCGCGCAGCTGCTGGCCGTCGCGGCCGGCGGCCGGGTGCACGTCGCGGCGCCCCCCGGGCGGGAGGCCGGGATCGTCGAGCTGCGCTGGCGTCCCGAGGCCGCGGGCGACCCGCTGCTCGGCGCGCTGGCCGCCGAGGGCCGCAGCACCCCGATGCCGACGATGCACGCCGACGCGATCGTGGACCTGCCGCGCGGCGCGACCTGGCTGGCGGCGTCCCGGACGTACCCGTACCAGGCGTTCCGGGTCGGGGAGCGGGCCTGGGGCCTGCAGTTCCACCCCGAGGCGTCCCCGGCGACGATGCACGCGTGGGCCGAGCTGTCCGGCGAGGACGTCGCGCAGATCGACGCCGCCGTGGCCGCCGCGGACGAGCGGGTGGCCGCCGACGGCGCCCGGATCGCCGGGACCTTCGTCGAGCTGGTGCACGAGGCCGCGGGGTCCCGCGCGGCCGCCTGA
- a CDS encoding response regulator transcription factor: MTAAPHTPEARLLVVDDEPNIRELLATSLRFAGFEVHAAADGGAALRLAKQVQPDLLVLDVMLPDMDGFTVTRRLRDKGQHVPVLFLTARDDTADKITGLTVGGDDYVTKPFSLEEVVARIRAILRRTQVGEVASASVLSYEDLELDEDSHEVRRAGQVVDLSPTEFKLLRYLLLNPGRVLSKAQILDHVWQYDWGGDANIVESYISYLRRKVDQVERPDGTRVAPLIQTKRGVGYMLRKPSGT, encoded by the coding sequence GTGACCGCCGCACCGCACACCCCCGAGGCCCGGCTCCTCGTCGTGGACGACGAGCCGAACATCCGCGAGCTGCTCGCGACGTCGCTGCGCTTCGCCGGCTTCGAGGTGCACGCCGCCGCGGACGGGGGCGCCGCCCTCCGCCTGGCGAAGCAGGTGCAGCCCGACCTTCTCGTGCTCGACGTCATGCTCCCGGACATGGACGGGTTCACGGTGACCCGCCGGCTGCGGGACAAGGGCCAGCACGTCCCGGTCCTGTTCCTCACCGCCCGCGACGACACCGCGGACAAGATCACCGGCCTCACCGTCGGCGGCGACGACTACGTCACCAAGCCGTTCAGCCTGGAGGAGGTCGTCGCCCGGATCCGCGCGATCCTGCGGCGCACCCAGGTCGGCGAGGTCGCCTCCGCCAGCGTGCTGAGCTACGAGGACCTCGAGCTCGACGAGGACAGCCACGAGGTCCGCCGCGCCGGGCAGGTCGTCGACCTGTCCCCCACCGAGTTCAAGCTGCTCCGGTACCTCCTGCTCAACCCGGGCCGCGTGCTGTCGAAGGCGCAGATCCTCGACCACGTGTGGCAGTACGACTGGGGCGGCGACGCCAACATCGTCGAGTCCTACATCTCCTACCTGCGCCGCAAGGTCGACCAGGTGGAGCGCCCCGACGGGACCCGCGTCGCCCCGCTCATCCAGACCAAGCGCGGCGTCGGCTACATGCTGCGCAAGCCGAGCGGGACGTGA